In Thalassospira sp. ER-Se-21-Dark, one genomic interval encodes:
- a CDS encoding sodium:solute symporter family protein, whose translation MDLTTLTYIAVGLSFALYIGIAIWAKASTTGEFYVAGKGVNPVVNGMATAADWMSAASFISMAGLIAFLGYGGSVYLMGWTGGYCLLAMLLAPYLRKYGKFTVPEFIGDRYYSKTARIVAVICLIFISFTYVAGQMRGVGIVFSRFLEVELLTGLIVGMGIVFIYAVLGGMKGITYTQVAQYCVLIIAYTIPAIFIAFQLTGNPLPQLAFGSTVNGTGEYMLDRLNQVVTELGFLEYTTTNKSTIDIFAITLALMVGTAGLPHVIVRFFTVPKVRDARSSAGWALVFIALLYTTAPAVGAMARLNLTDTIQTGEVGAEDGNLVYEERPDWMKRWEATGLLKFEDKNGDGRIQYYNDANAEFATKAAEYGWAGNELSVDRDIMVLANPEIAQLPNWVIALVAAGGIAAALSTAAGLLLVISSGVSHDLLKGTFTPNMTEGQELMAGRVAAAVAIVIAGYLGYNPPGFVAQVVAFAFGLAASSLFPVIIMGIFSKKVNREGAIAGMLVGLIFTMGYIMSYKGIFIPVLIENVEANWLFGISPEGIGVVGMLLNFIVAFAVSKVTAEPPEHIQHMIEDIRVPKGAGGAVDH comes from the coding sequence ATGGATCTTACCACCCTTACATATATTGCCGTCGGCTTGAGCTTCGCGCTGTATATCGGCATCGCGATCTGGGCCAAGGCAAGCACCACCGGCGAATTCTATGTCGCTGGCAAAGGTGTTAACCCGGTCGTCAACGGCATGGCGACCGCAGCAGACTGGATGTCGGCTGCTTCCTTTATCTCTATGGCTGGCCTCATTGCCTTCCTTGGCTATGGCGGCTCGGTTTACCTCATGGGCTGGACAGGTGGTTACTGCCTGCTGGCGATGCTTCTGGCACCGTACCTTCGCAAGTACGGCAAATTCACCGTGCCGGAATTCATCGGGGATCGTTATTATTCCAAAACCGCCCGTATCGTTGCTGTTATCTGCCTGATCTTTATCTCGTTTACCTATGTGGCAGGTCAGATGCGCGGCGTTGGTATCGTGTTCTCGCGCTTCCTTGAAGTTGAACTCCTCACCGGCCTGATCGTCGGCATGGGCATCGTCTTCATCTATGCTGTTCTTGGCGGCATGAAGGGCATTACCTATACCCAGGTTGCACAATATTGCGTTCTTATTATTGCCTACACCATTCCGGCAATCTTCATTGCCTTCCAGCTGACCGGCAATCCGCTGCCGCAGTTGGCATTTGGCTCGACCGTGAATGGCACCGGCGAATACATGCTTGATCGCCTGAACCAGGTTGTGACGGAACTCGGCTTCCTCGAATACACCACCACCAACAAGTCTACGATTGATATCTTTGCAATCACGCTTGCACTGATGGTTGGTACGGCCGGTCTTCCGCACGTTATCGTTCGCTTCTTCACCGTTCCGAAAGTACGTGATGCACGTTCTTCGGCCGGTTGGGCGCTGGTATTCATCGCGCTGCTGTACACCACTGCTCCGGCAGTTGGTGCAATGGCTCGCCTGAACCTGACCGACACCATCCAGACCGGTGAAGTGGGCGCAGAAGACGGTAACCTCGTCTATGAAGAACGTCCGGACTGGATGAAGCGCTGGGAAGCTACCGGCCTTCTGAAGTTCGAAGACAAGAACGGTGACGGCCGCATCCAGTATTACAACGATGCGAACGCAGAGTTTGCGACCAAAGCAGCCGAATATGGCTGGGCTGGTAACGAACTGAGCGTTGACCGTGACATCATGGTTCTTGCCAACCCGGAAATCGCACAGCTTCCGAACTGGGTCATTGCCCTGGTCGCAGCTGGCGGTATCGCCGCAGCACTCTCGACAGCTGCTGGTCTGCTTCTTGTGATTTCGTCGGGCGTTTCACATGACCTTCTCAAAGGCACGTTCACACCGAACATGACAGAAGGACAGGAACTGATGGCCGGGCGTGTTGCGGCTGCGGTCGCGATCGTGATTGCCGGTTATCTGGGCTACAATCCTCCGGGCTTTGTGGCACAGGTGGTGGCCTTCGCCTTCGGTCTTGCCGCATCCTCGCTATTCCCGGTTATCATCATGGGTATCTTCTCCAAGAAGGTTAACCGTGAAGGTGCTATTGCCGGGATGCTGGTCGGTCTGATCTTCACCATGGGTTATATCATGTCCTACAAGGGCATCTTTATCCCGGTGTTGATCGAAAACGTCGAAGCAAACTGGTTGTTCGGCATCTCGCCGGAAGGCATTGGCGTCGTTGGTATGCTCCTGAACTTCATCGTTGCTTTCGCTGTGTCGAAAGTCACCGCTGAACCGCCAGAGCATATCCAGCACATGATTGAAGACATCCGCGTTCCGAAAGGAGCCGGTGGCGCAGTTGACCACTAA
- a CDS encoding DUF294 nucleotidyltransferase-like domain-containing protein, translated as MSIELEEIAEFLKQHHPFDLLPDEEINALPKRLSARYFRAGTKVLSPEEQCLHLYIIRTGGTETRDPNGQLLARLSEGECFGVRAMYQNGRAANNITTLEDSLCYLLPEKDFHALTGKYPQFSYFFAQMGGERLRSGMQLLESRDDDQLKLMSVKVSDLIARELVSIDKSASILEAGQLMSKERVSCLLITEGGDGVAGIMTDRDLRNRVIAKGRSYDEPVTAIMTEKPISIDPDQYAFDALLTMTRNNIRHLPVMKDGKAVGMITTNNLLARQSLSAVYMAGRIGKLTEPEEMAKVIAQVPELLSHLIEAGATSQNAGHIVTTLSDAATARLLQLAEEEFGPPPVPYVWMAGGSQGRQEQTALSDQDNCLIIDDAYNADQHGDYFKKLADFVCDGLNKVGYVYCPGEMMARTDEWRQPVRTWQHYFNKWIEQPEPKSLMLCSVWFDLRPVHGTKSLFEDLHRMIISKAKDNRIFQAYMVGNALSHHVPLGFFKNFVMIRGGEHDKTLDLKHNGVVPIVDVARIHALANGVEAVNTYERLNAVKAFPSISNQGASDLLDAFEFISITRLKHQVRQIRRGEKPDNFLQPESLSAFERSHLKDAFSVIKNLQGALEHAFGKSGT; from the coding sequence ATGAGCATCGAACTCGAAGAAATTGCCGAGTTTTTAAAACAACATCACCCGTTCGATCTGTTACCTGACGAAGAAATCAACGCCCTGCCCAAGCGCCTGTCGGCCCGCTATTTCCGTGCAGGGACCAAGGTCCTCTCGCCCGAGGAACAATGCCTTCATCTATACATCATCCGCACCGGCGGCACCGAAACCCGCGACCCGAACGGGCAGTTGCTTGCCCGTCTGTCAGAGGGTGAATGCTTTGGTGTGCGCGCGATGTATCAGAATGGTCGCGCGGCAAATAACATTACAACTCTGGAAGACAGCCTGTGTTACTTGCTGCCCGAAAAAGATTTTCATGCGCTGACGGGCAAGTATCCGCAGTTTAGCTATTTCTTCGCCCAGATGGGTGGCGAACGCCTGCGCAGTGGCATGCAGTTGCTCGAAAGTCGCGATGACGATCAGCTCAAACTGATGAGTGTGAAGGTCAGTGACCTGATTGCCCGCGAACTGGTCAGCATCGACAAGTCAGCCTCGATCCTTGAAGCTGGCCAGTTGATGAGCAAGGAACGCGTTTCCTGTTTGCTGATTACCGAAGGCGGTGACGGCGTTGCCGGGATCATGACCGACCGTGACCTGCGCAATCGTGTCATCGCCAAGGGCCGCAGTTATGATGAGCCGGTGACCGCCATCATGACCGAAAAGCCGATCTCGATCGATCCCGATCAGTACGCCTTTGATGCGCTTCTGACCATGACGCGCAATAATATCCGCCATCTGCCGGTGATGAAAGACGGCAAGGCGGTTGGCATGATCACCACCAACAACCTGCTGGCACGCCAGTCGCTATCGGCTGTTTACATGGCAGGCCGCATCGGCAAACTGACCGAACCCGAAGAAATGGCAAAGGTCATCGCCCAGGTCCCCGAACTTCTTAGCCACCTTATTGAGGCGGGCGCGACATCGCAAAATGCCGGACATATCGTAACGACCCTTTCGGATGCAGCGACCGCCCGGCTGCTGCAACTGGCAGAGGAAGAATTCGGCCCCCCGCCCGTTCCCTATGTCTGGATGGCGGGTGGATCACAAGGCCGCCAGGAACAAACGGCACTTTCGGATCAGGATAATTGCCTGATTATAGATGACGCCTATAACGCGGATCAGCACGGGGACTATTTCAAAAAGCTTGCCGACTTTGTCTGTGATGGCCTGAACAAGGTTGGCTACGTCTATTGCCCCGGTGAAATGATGGCCAGAACAGATGAATGGCGGCAACCGGTGCGCACCTGGCAGCACTATTTCAACAAATGGATCGAACAACCCGAACCAAAATCCTTGATGCTGTGTTCGGTCTGGTTTGACCTGCGCCCGGTCCACGGCACCAAGAGCCTGTTTGAAGACCTGCATCGCATGATCATCTCAAAGGCCAAGGACAACCGTATTTTCCAGGCCTATATGGTGGGCAATGCGCTGAGCCATCACGTCCCGCTTGGTTTCTTCAAAAATTTCGTCATGATCCGTGGCGGCGAACATGACAAGACCCTTGATCTGAAACATAACGGCGTGGTGCCAATCGTTGATGTCGCCCGCATTCACGCCCTTGCCAACGGTGTCGAGGCCGTAAACACCTATGAGCGGCTCAATGCCGTAAAGGCATTCCCATCCATCAGCAATCAGGGGGCGTCAGACCTTCTTGATGCCTTTGAATTCATTAGCATCACCCGCCTGAAACATCAGGTCCGTCAGATCCGGCGCGGCGAAAAGCCAGATAACTTCCTGCAACCTGAAAGCCTGTCGGCCTTTGAGCGCAGCCATCTCAAAGATGCGTTCTCAGTGATCAAGAACCTTCAGGGCGCACTTGAGCACGCCTTTGGCAAAAGCGGGACATAA
- a CDS encoding exonuclease domain-containing protein, with protein MGLRQKILDSRLYRDFIQRKATGPLRTYYDVPPADPERSVMETEFIALDLETTGLDPKKDEIVSLGWVIIRQLSVDFSSCEHILVRPTKELSESSVVVHRIFDSDVADAPSIEAALEHLLPQMAGRVLLSHHAPIELGFLGQACKQFFGAPLQIPTVDTLVLALRDIRRSGETMKSGALRLDTLRRNHNLPPFRAHNALSDAIAASGLFLAQIAKRDPKGELELDRILR; from the coding sequence ATGGGATTGCGCCAGAAAATCCTCGACAGTCGGCTGTATCGTGACTTCATCCAGCGCAAGGCAACCGGGCCTTTGCGGACCTATTACGATGTTCCGCCTGCCGATCCTGAAAGATCCGTGATGGAAACCGAATTCATCGCTCTTGATTTGGAAACCACCGGCCTTGACCCCAAAAAGGACGAAATTGTCAGCCTCGGCTGGGTGATTATCCGTCAGCTTTCGGTCGATTTTTCAAGTTGCGAACATATTCTGGTGCGGCCAACCAAGGAGCTCAGCGAAAGCTCGGTCGTGGTCCACCGGATCTTTGACAGCGATGTCGCCGATGCCCCAAGCATTGAAGCGGCCCTTGAGCATCTCTTGCCGCAGATGGCTGGCCGGGTTCTGTTATCCCACCATGCGCCGATTGAGCTAGGCTTCCTTGGCCAGGCCTGCAAACAGTTCTTTGGCGCGCCGCTACAAATCCCGACGGTCGATACCCTGGTTTTGGCTCTGCGTGACATCCGGCGCAGCGGTGAAACCATGAAATCCGGGGCGCTCAGGCTTGATACATTGCGCCGAAATCATAACCTGCCCCCTTTCCGGGCCCATAACGCATTGTCTGACGCGATTGCCGCGTCGGGCCTGTTTCTGGCCCAGATCGCCAAACGTGATCCGAAAGGCGAACTTGAGCTCGACCGGATACTGCGCTAA
- the modA gene encoding molybdate ABC transporter substrate-binding protein — protein MPSAVVFFVIAIIFFGSISTAARARDITVFAAASLTNAIETAAATYEKETGDKIRLSLASSSTLARQIAAGAPADVFISANEKWMTWLNDQGLLVPGRRHDLLTNRLVIVAPKDSNLTPIKISNTSDLTALIGPNDRIAVGDPDHVPAGTYAKQALTSLGQWETVAPRLARTDNVRAALALVERGEVPIGIVYQTDAGISDKVKIIGSFPENSHPVITYPVALTGDPSETKVTKFLLWLLGDDAGRIFADYGFEPVATTQANVPRK, from the coding sequence TTGCCATCTGCAGTCGTCTTCTTTGTGATCGCGATCATATTTTTCGGCAGCATCTCAACAGCGGCCCGTGCGCGCGATATCACTGTCTTTGCCGCTGCGAGCCTCACCAATGCCATTGAAACTGCGGCCGCCACCTATGAAAAGGAAACCGGTGATAAAATACGCTTGTCACTGGCAAGTTCGTCGACACTGGCGCGCCAGATTGCCGCAGGGGCACCCGCAGATGTCTTTATCTCTGCCAACGAAAAATGGATGACCTGGTTAAATGATCAGGGTTTGCTTGTCCCCGGCAGGCGTCATGACCTACTGACAAACCGTCTGGTTATTGTTGCGCCCAAAGATAGCAATCTTACCCCGATTAAAATTAGCAATACTTCAGACCTGACAGCATTGATCGGACCCAATGATCGCATTGCAGTCGGCGACCCGGATCATGTGCCGGCCGGCACTTATGCCAAACAGGCACTGACATCTTTGGGGCAGTGGGAAACAGTGGCACCAAGACTTGCGCGTACTGACAATGTTCGTGCGGCCCTGGCGCTGGTTGAACGGGGCGAAGTACCGATTGGCATCGTCTATCAAACTGACGCCGGTATTTCCGATAAAGTCAAAATCATCGGCTCCTTCCCTGAAAACAGCCACCCCGTCATTACCTATCCTGTTGCCCTGACGGGTGATCCGTCCGAAACCAAAGTCACGAAATTCCTACTTTGGCTTTTGGGGGATGACGCGGGCCGCATTTTTGCAGACTATGGCTTTGAACCCGTTGCAACAACGCAAGCCAACGTGCCCAGAAAATGA
- the modB gene encoding molybdate ABC transporter permease subunit, with product MINLTPAEIEALLLSLRISGVAVACALPFAIIVATALALGRFPGRFILDAIVHLPLILPPVVMGYLLLIALGTRAPLGAWLYETFDLRFVFSWTGAALASAIVSFPFQVRAIRLSLENVNPGLYQASETLGAGSIDRFFSLTLPLALPGIIAGAITAFAASLGEFGAIITFVSNIPGETRTLPLAIYTAIQTPGGELAAARLAVLSIGLAFAGLLLSELALRRIRKRAAS from the coding sequence ATGATCAATTTGACCCCCGCCGAAATAGAGGCACTTCTGCTAAGCTTGCGCATCTCAGGCGTTGCTGTTGCTTGTGCCCTGCCCTTTGCGATTATTGTCGCAACCGCGCTTGCCCTCGGTCGGTTTCCCGGGCGCTTTATTCTTGATGCAATTGTGCATCTACCGCTGATCCTGCCACCGGTTGTGATGGGCTATTTGTTGCTGATTGCCTTGGGCACACGGGCACCGTTGGGCGCTTGGCTGTATGAAACATTCGATCTGCGTTTTGTTTTTAGCTGGACGGGCGCGGCACTGGCATCGGCAATCGTAAGCTTCCCGTTTCAGGTCCGCGCCATCCGGCTTAGTCTTGAAAACGTCAATCCGGGTCTTTATCAGGCTTCTGAGACCCTTGGCGCCGGGTCGATTGACCGGTTCTTTTCGCTGACATTGCCCTTGGCACTTCCCGGTATCATTGCCGGTGCAATTACCGCCTTTGCCGCGAGCCTCGGCGAATTTGGCGCGATCATCACGTTCGTCTCGAACATCCCCGGTGAAACCCGCACCCTGCCACTGGCGATCTATACGGCGATCCAGACACCGGGCGGCGAACTGGCCGCGGCGCGTTTGGCTGTCCTTTCAATCGGCTTGGCCTTTGCCGGGTTGCTTCTGTCTGAATTGGCGCTCCGTCGTATTCGCAAGAGGGCCGCGTCATGA
- the modC gene encoding molybdenum ABC transporter ATP-binding protein yields MSIGVNVERSLKTFRLSAEFNIPEPGITALFGPSGSGKTTLVNIIAGLVRPDRGHIQINDHVLFEHSRGINLPVRKRRVGCVFQDNRLFPHKSVRDNLFYGARRNPHKLPQDEQQAILEMLDIWDLMDRRPNLLSGGEKQRVALGRALLSNPNVLLLDEPLSALDHARKQEILPYLEWLRDHRKIPILYVTHAIDEVARLADHMVIIDQGKTLATGSVFDMLGRTDLAPLAGRFDAGTVLAARIVSRDPKAEVSFLECGGQRLVVPYLGRPKSDRIRLHIRARDVMIARTPPHDISANNIIPVTITKISDEPGDTIDVTMCFGQDADATLLAETSGRPKIHARITKWSGSRLKLQPHQKVFAVIKSVTVNGQLRDR; encoded by the coding sequence ATGAGCATCGGTGTCAATGTTGAACGCAGTCTCAAGACTTTCAGGCTTTCCGCCGAATTCAATATTCCTGAACCGGGGATAACCGCCCTGTTTGGCCCTTCGGGCAGCGGCAAGACGACGCTTGTTAACATAATTGCCGGTTTGGTCCGCCCGGATCGCGGCCATATCCAGATCAACGACCATGTGCTTTTTGAACATTCGCGTGGCATCAACCTTCCGGTTCGCAAGCGTCGGGTTGGGTGCGTGTTTCAGGATAATCGCCTGTTCCCGCACAAATCGGTACGTGACAACCTGTTTTACGGGGCGCGCCGCAATCCCCACAAACTGCCACAGGATGAACAACAGGCCATCCTGGAGATGCTTGATATCTGGGATCTGATGGATCGCCGCCCCAACCTTCTGTCTGGCGGGGAAAAGCAACGGGTGGCACTTGGGCGTGCGCTTTTGTCCAATCCGAATGTATTGCTGCTTGATGAGCCGCTTTCGGCCCTTGATCACGCCCGCAAGCAGGAAATCCTGCCGTATCTCGAATGGTTGCGTGACCACAGGAAGATACCGATCCTGTATGTCACCCACGCGATTGACGAGGTCGCCCGCCTTGCTGACCACATGGTAATCATTGATCAGGGCAAGACACTTGCGACCGGGTCGGTTTTTGACATGCTGGGCCGCACAGACTTGGCGCCGCTTGCCGGGCGCTTTGACGCCGGAACGGTTCTGGCCGCCCGGATTGTCAGCCGTGATCCCAAGGCCGAGGTCAGCTTCCTTGAATGTGGCGGACAACGACTTGTCGTGCCCTATCTCGGCCGTCCGAAAAGTGATCGTATCCGACTCCATATTCGTGCCCGTGATGTGATGATTGCCCGCACCCCGCCGCACGATATCAGTGCCAACAACATCATTCCCGTCACCATCACCAAAATCAGTGACGAGCCCGGTGACACAATCGATGTGACCATGTGCTTTGGTCAGGATGCGGATGCCACCCTTCTGGCGGAAACCAGTGGCCGCCCCAAAATTCATGCCCGCATTACGAAATGGTCGGGATCACGCTTAAAACTGCAGCCCCATCAAAAGGTCTTTGCCGTGATCAAATCGGTCACAGTCAATGGGCAGTTACGCGATCGCTAA
- a CDS encoding DUF1989 domain-containing protein translates to MTFKPQHQAPTDAAERRAIKPVVVYPNGTLPEPDFATLAEFKASMKKANEVIVPPRDARTFHVPKGYFFRIVSVDGPQVGDLNLWNANDLKERFFSGKTRALHRTHLTTGDRLWSNMPYLRSMALISEDTLDWYGFDEDGGSVHDVIGTRCDPFTNRLLSGNDYHHCCHSNLCRAFSDETGMSMQEADHYVHDVLNVFMCTGFTKDTHQYFMKASPVRPGDYLEMFAEIDLLGDLSTCPGGDCSTGHSSDEAACYPLKVEIYETDPALQDKWDWPGPSAYQHP, encoded by the coding sequence ATGACTTTCAAGCCCCAGCATCAAGCCCCAACAGACGCCGCCGAGCGTCGTGCGATCAAGCCGGTCGTTGTTTATCCCAACGGAACCTTGCCTGAACCGGACTTCGCGACCTTGGCCGAATTCAAGGCATCAATGAAGAAAGCGAACGAGGTTATCGTTCCGCCGCGCGATGCGCGCACGTTTCATGTGCCGAAGGGATACTTTTTCCGGATTGTCAGCGTCGATGGCCCGCAGGTCGGTGATTTAAACCTTTGGAATGCCAATGACCTGAAGGAACGGTTTTTCAGCGGCAAGACCCGTGCCCTGCATCGGACTCACCTGACCACAGGTGACCGTTTGTGGTCCAATATGCCCTATCTGCGTTCGATGGCGCTGATCAGTGAAGATACCCTTGATTGGTATGGCTTTGATGAGGATGGCGGCAGCGTGCATGACGTGATTGGCACGCGCTGCGACCCGTTCACCAACCGGTTGCTTTCGGGGAATGATTATCATCATTGCTGCCACTCCAACCTGTGCCGGGCCTTTAGTGATGAGACCGGCATGTCGATGCAGGAAGCCGATCACTATGTGCATGATGTGTTGAACGTCTTCATGTGCACCGGCTTCACCAAGGACACCCATCAGTATTTCATGAAGGCAAGCCCGGTACGTCCGGGGGACTATCTTGAAATGTTTGCCGAGATCGATTTGCTGGGCGATCTTTCGACCTGTCCGGGTGGCGATTGCAGCACCGGCCATTCAAGTGATGAGGCCGCCTGTTATCCGCTTAAGGTCGAGATCTATGAAACCGATCCGGCCTTGCAGGACAAATGGGATTGGCCAGGACCCAGTGCGTATCAGCATCCTTAA
- a CDS encoding 2-hydroxyacid dehydrogenase, whose translation MIRSVLALLDIRPTYTAMLAERHHLHRYDLIEDKQKFLDEMGDQIRAVVTSARFGVPEDLLAQLPNLEVITSFGVGHDVFDLKALRDRGIRLSTTPDVLTDDVADTAIMLMHATLRQLVLGDDWVRSGKWAAKGPMALTRSVRGKKLGIVGLGRIGQAIASRAVPSGVEVGYFGRSRKDVDYRFFDDLTALATWSDILVLSCPGGAATNGIVNEAVLEALGKDGVVINIARGSVVDEPALIRALQQGLIAGAGLDVFENEPDIDLAFADLDNVVLYPHLASGTVETRDAMGQLVVDNLDAWDERQELITPLV comes from the coding sequence ATGATACGCTCCGTCCTTGCCCTTCTTGATATCCGCCCGACCTATACGGCCATGTTGGCAGAACGCCACCATCTGCATCGTTATGACCTGATTGAGGACAAGCAGAAATTTCTTGATGAAATGGGCGACCAGATCAGAGCTGTTGTGACATCCGCGCGCTTTGGTGTTCCGGAAGACTTGCTGGCGCAACTCCCGAACCTTGAAGTCATCACAAGCTTTGGCGTTGGGCATGATGTCTTTGATCTTAAGGCACTGCGTGACCGCGGTATTCGTCTTTCAACCACACCTGACGTCCTGACCGATGACGTTGCCGACACGGCGATCATGTTGATGCATGCCACCTTGCGACAGCTTGTTTTGGGCGACGACTGGGTGCGCAGCGGAAAGTGGGCCGCAAAAGGTCCGATGGCACTGACCAGAAGTGTACGCGGCAAGAAACTTGGTATTGTCGGGCTGGGCCGGATCGGACAGGCAATTGCATCACGCGCAGTTCCAAGCGGGGTCGAGGTCGGCTATTTCGGACGCAGCAGGAAGGATGTCGATTATCGGTTCTTTGATGATCTGACGGCACTCGCGACATGGTCGGATATTTTGGTGTTGTCGTGCCCCGGTGGGGCCGCGACCAACGGGATCGTCAATGAAGCAGTGCTTGAAGCCCTTGGCAAAGATGGTGTCGTGATCAATATCGCACGGGGATCGGTGGTTGATGAACCGGCTTTGATCCGGGCGTTGCAGCAAGGGTTGATTGCCGGCGCGGGACTTGATGTGTTTGAAAATGAACCGGACATCGATCTGGCATTTGCAGATCTTGATAACGTTGTGCTCTATCCGCATCTGGCGAGTGGAACGGTGGAAACCCGCGATGCCATGGGCCAACTGGTTGTAGATAATCTTGATGCCTGGGATGAGCGCCAAGAATTGATCACACCGCTTGTTTAG
- the soxG gene encoding sarcosine oxidase subunit gamma family protein — translation MTVLTHAFTPGPIVASGPVKLTLMAPVARFSLRLRAANIPAVSKAIGVDLAITVGARAVNGTTETICLGPDEWLIIAKPDDAETVTKACADVYASATHSLTEVSAREVTVRIEGERAAELLTIGCPRDIDSIPVGGGCRTVIDGVTVVLWRDAAQSFRMDIWRSFALHIIDLLCTGCKEFAAE, via the coding sequence ATGACGGTACTTACACACGCATTTACGCCGGGTCCGATCGTTGCTTCCGGGCCGGTTAAACTGACCCTGATGGCACCGGTTGCGCGTTTCTCGCTGCGTTTGCGGGCGGCCAATATTCCGGCCGTATCCAAGGCGATTGGTGTTGATCTGGCAATCACCGTTGGCGCACGTGCGGTCAATGGCACGACTGAGACCATTTGTCTCGGCCCGGATGAATGGCTGATCATTGCCAAGCCGGATGATGCCGAAACAGTGACCAAGGCGTGCGCGGATGTCTATGCATCGGCAACCCACAGCCTGACCGAGGTGTCTGCCCGTGAAGTCACGGTCCGCATCGAAGGCGAACGGGCTGCTGAGCTTCTGACCATCGGTTGCCCGCGCGATATCGACAGCATCCCGGTGGGCGGTGGCTGCCGTACGGTGATTGATGGTGTCACGGTTGTTCTTTGGCGGGATGCCGCGCAAAGCTTCCGCATGGATATCTGGCGATCCTTTGCCTTGCACATCATCGATCTGCTGTGCACCGGCTGCAAGGAATTCGCGGCAGAATAA